A part of Capsicum annuum cultivar UCD-10X-F1 chromosome 6, UCD10Xv1.1, whole genome shotgun sequence genomic DNA contains:
- the LOC107874302 gene encoding uncharacterized protein LOC107874302 has protein sequence MAEQQEAERLAAVAGAHVNAVRAIDERTFHNTEPKKKWSGKILPGPSVGNFVDNEVIVNESEESNPVEFEKLDSFVDSSEKKKEKKDEVKKADDAKFSKFLPMLKQFTINVPFVEALDQILGYAKFMKDLTKEDPRAFTIPCTIGPLKFTKALCDLGASINLMPLAVYKKLVLGDPNPTNIWLVMEDRSVKWLVGMLHDVLVKVANFVLLADFVVLDYDVDFEVSIILGRPLLITGRVLANMELNELRFRFNDKEACFKIHPSMIHPREMSVFLIVDVFYDDGKGVLTGCLGKA, from the exons ATGGCTGAGCAACAGGAGGCAGAAAGATTAGCCGCTGTAGCCGGGGCTCACGTGAAC GCAGTTAGAGCAATAGATGAACGAACTTTCCACAACACTGAAccaaagaaaaagtg gagtggtaagatcttacctggcccttctgtgggcaactTTGTAGATAATGAGGTGATTGTTAATGAATCTGAAGAAAGTAATCCAGTGGAGTTTGAGAAGTTGGATAGTTTTGTTGACTCTTCggagaagaaaaaggagaagaaagacgaagtg aagaaggctgatgatgcaaaattcagcaagttctTGCCAATGCTCAAGCAATTTACAATTAATGTGCCTTTCGTTGAGGCACTTGATCAAATTCTAGGCTAcgcaaagtttatgaaagacctt ACAAAGGAAGACCCAagagcatttaccatcccgtgTACTATTGGCCCTCTGAAGTTCACAAAAGCACTATGCGatctgggagccagtataaatttAATGCCACTGGCTGTGTACAAGAAATTGGTTTTGGGGGATCCTAACCCAACAAATATATGGTTGGTAATGGAAGATAGGTCTGTGAAGTGGCTTGTGGGTATGCtgcatgatgttttggtaaaggtagctAATTTTGTTCTGCTTGCTGATTTTGTGGTCTTAGATTATGATGTGGATTTTGAAGTGTCTATCATCTTGGGCAGGCCATTGCTCATAACTGGGAGAGTACTGGCAAATATGGAGTTGAACGAGCTAAGGTTTAGGTTCAACGACAAAGAAGCATGCTTCAAAATACACCCATCCATGATCCATCCAAGAGAGATGAGTGTGTTCTTAATCGTTGACGTTTTCTACGATGATGGTAAAGGGGTATTAACTGGTTGTCTTGGAAAAGCTTGa